Proteins from a genomic interval of Streptomyces fodineus:
- a CDS encoding histidine triad nucleotide-binding protein — protein sequence MAGEPQDDCLFCKIVAGSIPATIVRETETTVAFRDINPQAPTHILVIPKAHYKNAAVLGAEAPQLAADVLAETQAVADEEKLESYRIVFNTGSGAGQTVWHAHAHVLGGRGMEWPPG from the coding sequence ATGGCCGGAGAACCGCAGGACGACTGCCTGTTCTGCAAGATCGTCGCAGGGAGCATCCCGGCGACGATCGTCCGCGAAACAGAGACCACCGTCGCCTTCCGGGACATAAACCCCCAGGCCCCGACCCACATCCTGGTGATTCCCAAGGCCCACTACAAGAACGCCGCCGTCCTCGGCGCCGAAGCGCCGCAACTCGCCGCCGACGTCCTCGCCGAGACCCAGGCCGTAGCCGACGAGGAAAAGCTCGAGAGCTACCGCATCGTCTTCAACACCGGCTCCGGCGCCGGCCAGACCGTCTGGCACGCCCACGCGCACGTCCTCGGCGGCCGTGGCATGGAATGGCCCCCCGGGTAA
- a CDS encoding ribonuclease Z: MSVRELVILGTASQVPTRHRNHNGYLLRWDGEGILFDPGEGTQRQMVRAGVAAHDLNRLCVTHFHGDHCLGLAGVIQRINLDQVPHEITAHYPRSGQRFFDRLRYATAYRETVGITEAPVAADGILAVTPAYTLQARRLSHPVESYGYGLIEPDGRRMLRDRLAAHGIKGPDVGRLQREGRLGDVTLEDVSEVRRGQRFAFVMDTRLCDGVHALAEGCDLLVIESTFLDEDIELAVEHGHLTAGQAAAVARDAGVRHLVLTHFSQRYGEPEEFERQARAAGFEGELTVAHDLQRVPVPKRR; this comes from the coding sequence GTGTCCGTACGTGAATTGGTGATCCTCGGCACCGCCAGCCAGGTCCCCACCCGGCACCGCAACCACAACGGCTACCTGCTGAGGTGGGACGGCGAGGGCATCCTGTTCGATCCCGGCGAGGGCACGCAGCGCCAGATGGTGCGCGCCGGGGTCGCCGCCCACGACCTGAACCGTCTCTGCGTCACACACTTCCACGGCGACCACTGCCTCGGTCTCGCCGGTGTCATCCAGCGGATCAACCTCGACCAGGTACCGCACGAGATCACCGCGCACTACCCGCGCTCCGGCCAGCGCTTCTTCGACCGCCTGCGCTATGCGACGGCCTACCGGGAGACGGTCGGCATCACCGAGGCGCCGGTCGCCGCCGACGGCATCCTCGCGGTGACGCCGGCGTACACCCTTCAGGCCCGCAGACTGTCGCACCCGGTCGAGTCCTACGGCTACGGGCTGATCGAACCCGACGGCCGCCGTATGCTGCGCGACCGGCTCGCCGCGCACGGGATCAAGGGGCCGGACGTCGGCCGGCTGCAGCGCGAGGGCCGGCTGGGGGACGTCACGCTGGAGGACGTCAGCGAGGTGCGGCGCGGGCAGCGGTTCGCGTTCGTCATGGACACCCGGCTCTGCGACGGCGTCCACGCGCTCGCCGAGGGCTGCGACCTGCTGGTCATCGAGTCGACCTTCCTGGACGAGGACATCGAACTGGCCGTGGAGCACGGCCACTTGACCGCCGGTCAGGCCGCCGCCGTCGCCCGGGACGCGGGCGTACGGCACCTCGTCCTCACCCACTTCAGCCAGCGGTACGGGGAACCGGAGGAATTCGAACGGCAGGCGCGGGCGGCCGGTTTCGAGGGCGAGCTGACCGTGGCGCACGATCTGCAGCGGGTGCCGGTCCCGAAACGGCGATAG
- a CDS encoding adenosine deaminase produces MPLPKAELHLHIEGTLEPELAFELAARNGVTLPYADTDELRTAYRFEDLQSFLNLYYELMAVLRTEQDFADLADAYLARAAAQGVRHAEIFFDPQAHLARGVPMGTVVEGLWRALGGSERNHGISTRLILCFLRDESAESAMETLQAARPYLDRITGVGLDSAEVGHPPVKFREVYEAAAGLGLRRVAHAGEEGPPEYITEALDVLGVERVDHGLRCVEDPALVERLVRERIPLTLCPLSNVRLRTVDTLADHPLPAMLDAGLLCTVNSDDPAYFGGYAGDNFAAVHRTLGLTEDRLRELARNSFLASFLEDDEERRARYIAEVEAYEFGDAVS; encoded by the coding sequence ATGCCCCTCCCGAAAGCAGAACTGCACCTCCACATCGAAGGCACCCTGGAGCCGGAGCTGGCGTTCGAGCTGGCCGCCCGCAACGGCGTGACCCTGCCGTACGCGGACACGGACGAGCTCCGCACGGCGTACCGGTTCGAGGACCTCCAGTCCTTCCTGAACCTGTACTACGAGCTGATGGCCGTCCTGCGCACCGAGCAGGACTTCGCCGACCTGGCCGACGCCTATCTGGCCCGGGCCGCCGCGCAGGGCGTGCGGCACGCGGAGATCTTCTTCGACCCGCAGGCCCACCTCGCGCGGGGTGTGCCCATGGGCACGGTCGTGGAGGGGCTGTGGCGGGCGCTGGGCGGCAGCGAGCGGAACCACGGGATCTCCACCAGGCTCATCCTCTGCTTCCTGCGGGACGAGTCCGCCGAGTCGGCGATGGAGACCCTTCAGGCCGCCCGGCCGTACCTGGACCGGATCACCGGCGTCGGCCTGGACTCCGCCGAGGTCGGGCATCCGCCGGTGAAGTTCCGTGAGGTGTACGAGGCCGCGGCCGGGCTCGGGCTGCGCCGCGTCGCGCACGCCGGCGAGGAGGGGCCGCCGGAGTACATCACCGAGGCCCTGGACGTGCTCGGCGTCGAGCGCGTCGATCACGGGCTGCGCTGTGTGGAGGACCCGGCGCTGGTCGAGCGGCTGGTCCGGGAACGCATCCCGCTGACCCTGTGCCCGCTGTCCAACGTCCGCCTGCGGACCGTGGACACCCTGGCCGACCACCCGCTGCCGGCCATGCTCGACGCCGGCCTGCTGTGCACGGTCAACTCCGACGACCCGGCATACTTCGGGGGCTACGCGGGCGACAACTTCGCGGCCGTACACCGGACCCTGGGCCTGACCGAGGACCGGCTGCGCGAGCTGGCCCGCAACTCCTTCCTCGCCTCCTTCCTGGAGGACGACGAGGAGCGGCGGGCCCGCTACATCGCCGAGGTGGAGGCGTACGAGTTCGGCGACGCCGTGTCGTAG